The Bacillus carboniphilus genome contains a region encoding:
- a CDS encoding F0F1 ATP synthase subunit epsilon, with the protein MKTVQVNVVTPDGPVFDAEVEMVSAKAESGELGILPGHIPMVAPLAIGAVRLKNGKETELIAVSGGFLEVGANMVTILAQTAEKSDEIDVMRAKAAKERAERRLSQKEEDVDFRRAELALQRAINRLNIKNNGF; encoded by the coding sequence ATGAAGACTGTACAAGTCAATGTTGTCACTCCCGACGGCCCAGTTTTTGATGCAGAAGTTGAAATGGTAAGCGCAAAAGCAGAAAGTGGTGAACTTGGCATCTTACCGGGTCACATTCCAATGGTTGCACCGCTTGCAATAGGTGCGGTACGCCTTAAAAATGGAAAAGAAACAGAGTTAATTGCCGTAAGTGGCGGATTTTTAGAAGTGGGTGCTAACATGGTAACCATCTTGGCACAAACCGCTGAAAAATCAGATGAAATTGATGTCATGAGAGCAAAAGCGGCTAAAGAACGTGCTGAACGTAGACTAAGCCAAAAAGAAGAAGATGTTGATTTCAGACGAGCTGAATTAGCACTTCAACGTGCCATCAACCGCCTTAATATTAAAAATAACGGTTTTTAA
- a CDS encoding F0F1 ATP synthase subunit B yields MLSFDFLVLGSGGGAELGTIIYQLVIFLILLALLKKYAWGPIMDLMKQREDHIASEIDGAEAKHAEAKNYLEEQREMLKEARQEAQAMVENAKKIGDTQKNDIIQAAKTEAERIKEAAKKEIIQEREKAVTALREQVASLSVLVASKVIEKELSEQDQEKLINDYIKEAGEEL; encoded by the coding sequence GTGTTATCATTTGATTTTTTAGTACTTGGTTCTGGTGGTGGTGCTGAATTAGGTACAATAATATATCAGTTAGTTATATTCCTCATTTTGTTAGCATTGTTGAAAAAGTATGCTTGGGGCCCAATTATGGATCTCATGAAGCAACGTGAAGATCACATTGCGAGTGAAATTGATGGTGCGGAAGCCAAACATGCCGAAGCCAAGAATTACTTAGAAGAACAACGTGAAATGTTGAAGGAAGCTCGTCAAGAGGCTCAAGCAATGGTGGAAAATGCGAAAAAAATTGGTGACACTCAGAAAAATGATATTATTCAAGCTGCGAAGACAGAAGCTGAACGTATTAAAGAAGCAGCGAAAAAGGAAATTATACAAGAACGCGAAAAGGCGGTTACGGCTTTACGTGAGCAAGTTGCATCTCTATCAGTATTAGTGGCTTCTAAAGTGATTGAAAAAGAATTGAGTGAACAGGACCAAGAGAAATTGATTAACGATTACATAAAAGAGGCAGGAGAAGAGCTATGA
- the atpE gene encoding F0F1 ATP synthase subunit C, with the protein MIEIAVGILIGLCALGAGVGNGLIVSRTVEGVARQPEARGALQTIMFIGVGLVEALPIIGVVFGFILLGR; encoded by the coding sequence ATGATTGAAATAGCAGTAGGAATTCTTATAGGACTTTGTGCATTAGGAGCAGGTGTTGGTAACGGTTTAATCGTATCTCGTACAGTTGAAGGTGTAGCTCGTCAACCAGAAGCACGTGGTGCTCTACAAACGATTATGTTTATTGGTGTAGGTTTAGTTGAGGCACTTCCGATTATCGGTGTAGTTTTCGGCTTCATCCTTTTAGGTCGATAA
- the atpB gene encoding F0F1 ATP synthase subunit A — protein sequence MEHNAPTFDLYGLTFNSADMLMITIASVIVFIIALICTRSLQMKPTGKQNVIEWVVDFVRNIIGSTMDWQTGGRFLALALTLFLYIFVSNMLGIPFAIHDAEGDLWWKSPTASPTVTLTLAAMVIVLTNYYGIKMKGIGEYGKDFIKPFWFFFPIKVVEEFANTLTLGLRLYGNIFAGEILLGLIAGLIHYEVLGILGGAIPMLVWQGFSIFVGSIQAFIFVMLSMVYMSHKVSHDH from the coding sequence TTGGAACACAATGCTCCTACATTTGATCTTTATGGATTAACCTTCAATAGTGCTGACATGTTAATGATTACGATTGCAAGTGTAATTGTATTTATAATAGCTTTAATATGTACAAGATCACTTCAAATGAAGCCAACTGGTAAGCAAAACGTTATCGAGTGGGTTGTAGATTTTGTACGAAACATCATTGGAAGCACGATGGATTGGCAAACAGGTGGACGCTTTCTTGCGCTCGCACTGACGTTGTTTCTATACATATTTGTTTCCAATATGCTTGGAATTCCATTTGCTATTCATGATGCAGAAGGTGATCTCTGGTGGAAATCTCCAACTGCATCACCAACCGTTACATTAACGTTAGCAGCCATGGTAATTGTACTAACAAACTATTATGGAATCAAAATGAAGGGAATTGGCGAATATGGTAAAGACTTTATCAAACCATTTTGGTTCTTTTTCCCAATTAAAGTAGTTGAAGAGTTTGCAAACACATTAACGTTAGGTCTACGTCTATATGGAAATATTTTCGCAGGAGAAATTTTATTAGGCCTCATAGCAGGCTTAATACATTATGAAGTGCTTGGTATTTTGGGTGGGGCAATCCCAATGTTAGTTTGGCAAGGCTTTAGTATATTTGTAGGTTCCATTCAGGCATTTATATTTGTCATGTTATCAATGGTTTATATGTCTCACAAAGTGAGTCATGACCATTAA
- a CDS encoding ATP synthase subunit I, translating into MQDEFQRIATRSRKYIFFLLVIYVFGWIFLSFQTIFLGLILGTVFSLYQLWLMEKKYVKFRHALEQGQKAPSIGTISRMALAALAVLIALQFPEYFQIYSVIIGLMTMYVVIIIDFFVFHYAHNREKR; encoded by the coding sequence TTGCAGGATGAATTTCAACGAATCGCAACAAGGTCACGTAAGTACATATTTTTTTTGCTTGTCATTTATGTTTTTGGATGGATATTTTTATCATTTCAAACAATCTTCCTCGGTTTAATTCTTGGGACAGTATTTAGTCTCTATCAATTATGGTTAATGGAGAAAAAATATGTGAAATTTAGACATGCTCTTGAACAAGGCCAAAAAGCGCCTTCCATTGGCACGATCTCAAGAATGGCTTTAGCAGCGTTGGCTGTTTTAATTGCGCTTCAATTTCCAGAGTATTTTCAAATCTACAGTGTGATTATTGGTTTAATGACGATGTATGTCGTTATTATCATAGATTTTTTTGTTTTTCATTACGCTCATAATAGGGAAAAGAGGTGA